One Halobaculum sp. CBA1158 DNA segment encodes these proteins:
- a CDS encoding Hsp20/alpha crystallin family protein, with amino-acid sequence MSKLREALRDLPEPVFADLLESDDAYLLVVDLPGAAAETTEVRIERGRLFVEARRGKAADGEFEFVEEDRPLFLDAEIPLPPDATHEGGEAEMDRGVLTVRLPKRAAAPERTIPVSDA; translated from the coding sequence ATGTCGAAGCTACGCGAGGCGCTCAGGGACCTCCCCGAGCCGGTGTTCGCCGACCTGTTGGAGAGCGACGACGCGTACCTGCTCGTCGTTGACCTGCCCGGAGCCGCCGCCGAGACGACCGAGGTCCGGATCGAGCGCGGCCGGCTGTTCGTCGAAGCGCGCCGGGGGAAGGCCGCAGACGGCGAGTTCGAGTTCGTCGAGGAGGACCGGCCGCTGTTCCTCGACGCGGAGATACCGTTGCCGCCGGACGCGACTCACGAGGGGGGCGAGGCGGAGATGGACCGCGGCGTGCTGACGGTCCGCCTCCCCAAGCGCGCGGCCGCGCCAGAACGGACCATCCCGGTGTCGGACGCGTAA
- the pstC gene encoding phosphate ABC transporter permease subunit PstC, which yields MSTDDIVDDLTRDTQNAPAELLTRSFFFVCAVLSIVTTVSIVVLLVTEAAKFFSITAPLMGIEGQTASLVDFLTGTTWQINSGEFGVLALVSATLMITIGSAVIAIPLGVSTAIYLSEYAAPRRRAFLKPALEVLAGIPTVVYGFFALIYITPAIRTVLPETGTFNLLSASIVVGIMIIPMVASISEDAMSAVPDELRQAGYGMGATKFDVSTGIVVPAALSGIFSSFILALSRAIGETMAVTIAAGSQAAFLNPLDPTAYQEGALPMTAAMVQLLLGDITGGGLAYRSLFAIGLTLFLITLAMNVISDLIAQRYREEY from the coding sequence ATGAGCACCGACGACATCGTGGACGACCTCACCCGGGACACGCAGAACGCGCCCGCGGAACTACTGACGCGGTCGTTCTTCTTCGTGTGTGCGGTGCTCTCGATCGTGACGACGGTGAGTATCGTCGTTCTCCTGGTGACCGAGGCCGCGAAGTTCTTCTCGATCACCGCCCCGTTGATGGGCATCGAGGGGCAGACGGCGTCGCTGGTCGACTTCCTGACGGGCACTACCTGGCAGATCAACAGCGGGGAGTTCGGCGTGCTCGCGCTCGTGTCCGCGACGCTGATGATCACCATCGGCTCGGCGGTCATCGCGATCCCGCTGGGCGTGTCGACGGCGATCTACCTCAGCGAGTACGCCGCCCCCCGCCGCCGCGCGTTCCTCAAGCCCGCACTCGAGGTGCTCGCGGGGATTCCGACGGTCGTCTACGGCTTCTTCGCGCTCATCTACATCACGCCCGCCATCCGGACGGTGCTCCCGGAGACCGGCACGTTCAACCTCCTCTCGGCGAGTATCGTCGTCGGCATCATGATCATCCCGATGGTCGCGTCGATCAGCGAGGACGCCATGTCGGCCGTCCCGGACGAACTTCGGCAGGCCGGCTACGGGATGGGCGCGACCAAGTTCGACGTGTCGACCGGCATCGTCGTCCCGGCGGCGCTGTCGGGCATCTTCTCGTCGTTCATCCTCGCGCTCTCGCGGGCCATCGGCGAGACGATGGCCGTCACCATCGCCGCCGGGTCGCAGGCGGCGTTCCTCAACCCCCTGGACCCGACCGCCTACCAGGAGGGGGCGCTCCCCATGACCGCGGCGATGGTCCAACTCCTGCTGGGTGACATTACTGGCGGGGGGCTCGCCTATCGGAGCCTCTTCGCCATCGGCCTGACGCTGTTTCTCATCACGCTCGCCATGAACGTCATCAGCGACCTGATCGCACAGCGGTACCGCGAGGAGTACTGA
- the pstA gene encoding phosphate ABC transporter permease PstA, producing the protein MATDTATGDIEGFGTVSRTVGTVFRYVMLAATLFGLVVLGVLLVYVANDAIQPLTADPGWHLTFLLTLVVPTLGVGAYLYRRDADALGYGALTVGTFVVTLMFGGGAAMIFVDILPPLLWLAYVVAFAVPFGVVLAIQRRARRIPFLTRAAATTAAFYLSLFGLPGPIGSALGIPRVVPGVPGLVQSAPFVPLDWMSVTATLGLGVAGAVGWYVVGIRDRRAGLLSGGAAFAGIVVAALAGPAVGLDPLPAVVLASVSVVPTVAYAVGTAVDRPTVRVGLLVPLVVIGGALVGEILVGAFGFAGPQSWVDWQFLTSAHSRTAENAGLYPAIGGSILLMVTVAGLSFPLGVGAAVYLEEYAPDNVFTRIIDVNISNLAGVPSVVYGLLGLGVFVTYLGQPTGTVIIGGATLALLILPIVIISSREAIRSVPNEMRQASYGMGATKWQTVRRVVLPRAFPGILTGTILALGRAIGETAPLIMIGAPSVLFSLPTEFTSKVSAMPLQVFAWSSLFASEDFYTKAVPAGVVVLVSVLLAMNSVAIVLRNRYQSEQ; encoded by the coding sequence ATGGCCACCGACACCGCAACCGGCGATATCGAGGGATTCGGTACGGTCAGCAGAACCGTCGGCACCGTCTTTCGGTACGTCATGCTGGCGGCGACGCTGTTCGGGCTGGTCGTGCTCGGCGTCCTGCTCGTGTACGTCGCCAACGACGCGATCCAGCCGCTCACGGCCGACCCCGGGTGGCACCTGACCTTCCTCCTCACGCTCGTGGTTCCGACGCTCGGTGTCGGCGCGTACCTCTATCGACGCGACGCCGACGCGCTCGGCTACGGCGCGTTGACCGTCGGAACGTTCGTCGTGACGCTCATGTTCGGCGGCGGGGCGGCGATGATCTTCGTCGACATCCTCCCCCCGCTCCTCTGGCTGGCGTACGTCGTCGCGTTCGCGGTCCCGTTCGGCGTCGTGCTGGCCATCCAGCGTCGCGCGCGACGGATCCCGTTTCTCACCCGGGCGGCCGCCACGACCGCGGCGTTTTACCTCTCGCTGTTCGGCCTGCCCGGACCGATCGGGTCGGCGCTCGGTATCCCGCGGGTCGTCCCCGGCGTTCCGGGACTGGTTCAGTCGGCCCCGTTCGTTCCGCTGGACTGGATGTCCGTGACGGCGACGCTCGGGCTCGGCGTCGCCGGGGCCGTCGGCTGGTACGTCGTCGGGATCCGCGACCGACGGGCCGGCCTCCTGAGCGGCGGGGCGGCCTTCGCCGGGATCGTCGTCGCCGCCCTCGCCGGCCCGGCCGTCGGGCTGGACCCGCTGCCTGCGGTCGTCCTCGCGTCCGTCTCGGTCGTCCCGACGGTCGCGTACGCGGTCGGCACGGCGGTCGACCGTCCAACCGTGCGGGTCGGCCTGCTCGTTCCCCTCGTGGTGATCGGCGGCGCGCTCGTCGGCGAGATCCTCGTCGGCGCGTTCGGGTTCGCCGGCCCCCAGTCGTGGGTCGACTGGCAGTTCCTCACGAGCGCCCACAGCCGCACCGCGGAGAACGCCGGGCTGTACCCCGCGATCGGCGGGTCGATCCTGCTGATGGTGACGGTGGCCGGGCTGTCGTTCCCGCTGGGCGTCGGGGCGGCGGTGTACCTCGAGGAGTACGCCCCGGACAACGTGTTCACCCGGATCATCGACGTGAACATCTCCAACCTCGCGGGCGTTCCCTCGGTCGTCTACGGCCTGCTCGGACTGGGCGTGTTCGTCACCTATCTGGGCCAGCCGACCGGAACGGTGATCATCGGCGGCGCGACGCTGGCGCTGCTCATCCTCCCGATCGTCATCATCTCCTCGCGGGAGGCGATCCGAAGCGTCCCCAACGAGATGCGACAGGCCTCTTACGGGATGGGCGCGACGAAGTGGCAGACGGTCCGCCGCGTCGTGCTTCCGCGGGCGTTCCCGGGGATCCTCACGGGGACGATCCTCGCGCTCGGTCGGGCGATCGGCGAGACCGCGCCGCTCATCATGATCGGCGCGCCCAGCGTCCTGTTCTCGCTGCCGACGGAGTTCACCTCGAAGGTGAGCGCCATGCCCCTGCAGGTGTTCGCGTGGTCGAGCCTGTTCGCCAGCGAGGACTTCTACACCAAGGCGGTGCCCGCGGGCGTCGTCGTGCTGGTGAGCGTCCTGCTGGCGATGAACTCCGTGGCGATCGTCCTGCGAAACAGGTATCAGAGTGAGCAGTAA
- the pstB gene encoding phosphate ABC transporter ATP-binding protein PstB: MSIQTDVSESVTDTDHARAADTLVEARDVSVYYNDDRALNDITMEIPENRVTAMIGPSGCGKSTFLRCINRMNDMIDAARVEGDLFLRGKNVYDPDVDPVALRRRVGMVFQKPNPFPKSIYENVAYGLEIQDKAGDYDQIVEESLKRAALWDEVKDQLDSSGLDLSGGQQQRLCIARAIAPDPEVILMDEPASALDPVATSKIEDLIDDLAEEYTVVIVTHNMQQAARISDKTAVFLTGGELVEFDDTDKIFENPDSQRVEDYITGKFG, from the coding sequence ATGTCGATACAGACGGACGTCAGCGAGAGCGTGACCGACACCGATCACGCACGTGCGGCCGACACGCTCGTCGAGGCCCGCGACGTGAGCGTCTACTACAACGACGACCGCGCGCTCAACGACATCACGATGGAGATCCCCGAGAACCGCGTCACCGCGATGATCGGTCCGTCGGGCTGTGGCAAATCGACGTTTCTCCGGTGCATAAATCGGATGAACGACATGATCGACGCCGCGCGGGTCGAGGGCGACCTCTTCCTCCGCGGGAAGAACGTGTACGACCCCGACGTGGACCCGGTCGCGCTCCGTCGGCGCGTCGGCATGGTGTTCCAGAAACCGAACCCGTTCCCCAAGTCGATCTACGAGAACGTCGCGTACGGGCTGGAGATCCAGGACAAGGCCGGCGACTACGACCAGATCGTCGAGGAGTCGCTCAAGCGGGCGGCGCTGTGGGACGAGGTGAAGGACCAACTCGACTCCTCGGGGCTCGACCTCTCGGGCGGGCAACAGCAGCGCCTCTGCATCGCTCGCGCCATCGCCCCGGACCCCGAGGTGATCCTGATGGACGAGCCGGCATCCGCGCTGGACCCGGTGGCGACCTCGAAGATCGAGGACCTCATCGACGACCTCGCCGAGGAGTACACGGTCGTCATCGTCACCCACAACATGCAGCAGGCGGCCCGCATCTCCGATAAGACGGCGGTGTTCCTCACCGGCGGCGAACTGGTCGAGTTCGACGACACCGACAAGATATTCGAGAATCCCGACTCCCAGCGCGTCGAGGACTACATCACCGGCAAGTTCGGGTAA
- the glp gene encoding gephyrin-like molybdotransferase Glp, translated as MSHDRTRAGFKDRTRIADARERLLSAAAPHGRTETIPLSAADGRAVAGTVESPTPVPGYDRAAMDGWAVRAEDTFGASSRSPSVLVAEDDEVPPEGAVRVHTGSELPPGADAVVMIEEAERVPQSGTTGSSGEGADPRDEGGSEVEVFDAVAEGENVGPTGEDVAEGQTLYEPPHRLRPSDLGLLKSVGMDEVEVAERPRVSVIPTGEELVQADPEPGEVIETNGLTVSRLAERWGADATYREIVTDDEDALRGAVERDLDHDAIVTTGGSSVGERDLIPEVVDEIGEVLVHGVALKPGHPVALGVVEETPVVMLPGYPVACIVNAVQFLRPVIREIGSLPHESHPTRRATLTRKVSSEPGVRTFARVTLSEGEETDGTEATPTRASGSGMLSSVALADGWVVVPESREGLDAGEVVDAQLWEVNE; from the coding sequence ATGAGTCACGACCGCACACGCGCGGGGTTCAAGGACCGGACCCGGATCGCCGACGCGCGCGAGCGACTGTTGTCGGCGGCCGCCCCGCACGGCCGCACCGAGACGATCCCGCTGTCTGCGGCCGACGGCCGGGCCGTCGCCGGAACCGTCGAGTCGCCGACGCCGGTGCCCGGCTACGACCGCGCGGCGATGGACGGGTGGGCCGTCCGCGCCGAGGACACGTTCGGGGCGTCGAGCCGGTCGCCGTCGGTGCTCGTCGCCGAGGACGACGAGGTACCTCCCGAGGGGGCCGTCCGCGTCCACACCGGGAGCGAACTGCCGCCCGGCGCGGACGCCGTGGTGATGATCGAGGAGGCCGAGCGCGTGCCGCAGAGCGGCACGACGGGGTCGAGCGGAGAGGGGGCCGACCCGCGAGACGAGGGCGGCTCGGAGGTCGAGGTGTTCGACGCCGTCGCCGAGGGCGAGAACGTCGGCCCCACCGGCGAGGACGTCGCGGAGGGGCAGACGCTGTACGAGCCGCCACACCGCCTGCGCCCCTCGGATCTCGGCCTCTTGAAGTCCGTCGGAATGGACGAGGTCGAGGTGGCCGAGCGCCCGCGAGTCTCGGTGATTCCGACGGGCGAGGAGCTGGTACAGGCGGACCCCGAGCCCGGCGAGGTCATCGAGACGAACGGGCTCACCGTCTCCCGACTCGCCGAGCGCTGGGGGGCCGATGCGACGTACCGCGAGATCGTCACCGACGACGAGGACGCCCTCCGCGGGGCCGTCGAGCGCGACCTCGACCACGACGCGATCGTCACCACCGGCGGCTCCTCCGTGGGCGAGCGCGACCTCATCCCCGAGGTCGTCGACGAGATCGGCGAGGTGCTCGTCCACGGCGTCGCCCTGAAGCCGGGCCACCCCGTCGCGCTCGGGGTCGTCGAGGAGACGCCCGTCGTCATGCTCCCGGGCTACCCGGTCGCGTGCATCGTCAACGCCGTCCAGTTCCTCCGTCCCGTGATCCGGGAGATCGGCTCGCTCCCGCACGAGTCGCACCCGACGCGGCGGGCGACGCTGACGCGGAAGGTGTCCTCCGAGCCGGGCGTGCGGACGTTCGCGCGAGTGACGCTCTCGGAGGGCGAGGAGACCGATGGAACGGAGGCCACCCCGACGCGCGCCTCCGGGTCGGGGATGCTCTCGTCGGTCGCGCTGGCGGACGGCTGGGTCGTCGTCCCCGAGTCGCGAGAGGGGCTCGACGCCGGCGAGGTCGTCGACGCGCAGCTGTGGGAGGTGAACGAATGA
- a CDS encoding molybdopterin biosynthesis protein has product MSDRREFRDLAEPEEAHEAIAGLDLAPEPEAVPLREARGRVLAERVDADLDVPGFDRASMDGYAVRARDTFGADEADPATLELIGAVHAGAEPDVTVEPGTCAEISTGAVMPDGADAVVMVERTTELTDAGGEGTAADAIEIRTSVAPGDHVMFAGADVAAGDRALGPGTRLTPREIGLLSALGVDEVPVRGRPTVGIVSTGDELVRPGGDLHSERGQIYDVNSYTIAAGVEEAGGEARLYPHAGDDYDEMERLLVEASEECDLVLSSGSTSASAVDVIYRVIEERGDLLLHGVSVKPGKPMLVGRVGDSAYVGLPGYPVSALTIFRTFVAPAVREAAGEPVPATATATGLMAAAERYSEGRMRLMPAGLLDDGSGRTLVYPVDKGSGATTSLVEADGVVVVDPDTEYLAAGESVEVELFSPDVRAPTLLAVGEDDPALSRLLDRVDRPRYLPVGSREGLRRLRDGVPDAAVVAGEPGRDPVAAPDPTADGEPVTAEPIGEWTREWGLIVPAGNPDDVTGLADLVDRDLRFVNRDSNSGLRTTLATALADLADERGTSRREVTDAVDGFDRAVRAHESPARRVLAGDADAGLGLRATAERLDTGFVPLGTQPVAIHANPARADKPGVARLREAVAGGDDVFDALAGYGR; this is encoded by the coding sequence ATGAGCGACCGCCGGGAGTTCCGCGACCTCGCCGAGCCCGAGGAGGCGCACGAGGCGATCGCAGGCCTCGATCTCGCGCCCGAACCGGAGGCCGTGCCGTTGCGGGAGGCGCGCGGCCGGGTGCTCGCCGAGCGGGTCGACGCCGACCTCGACGTGCCGGGGTTCGACCGCGCGTCGATGGACGGCTACGCGGTCCGCGCCCGCGACACCTTCGGCGCGGACGAGGCCGATCCCGCGACCCTCGAACTGATCGGCGCGGTCCACGCCGGGGCCGAACCGGACGTGACTGTCGAACCCGGCACCTGCGCGGAGATATCGACGGGCGCTGTGATGCCCGACGGCGCGGACGCCGTGGTGATGGTCGAGCGCACGACCGAACTGACGGACGCGGGCGGCGAGGGGACCGCCGCCGACGCGATCGAGATCCGAACCTCAGTCGCCCCCGGCGACCACGTGATGTTCGCGGGCGCGGACGTGGCCGCCGGCGACCGGGCGCTCGGCCCCGGTACGCGGCTCACGCCCCGCGAGATCGGCCTGCTGTCGGCGCTTGGCGTCGACGAGGTGCCCGTCCGCGGCCGCCCCACGGTCGGGATCGTCTCCACCGGGGACGAACTTGTCCGCCCCGGCGGCGACCTCCACAGCGAGCGCGGACAGATCTACGACGTGAACAGCTACACCATCGCCGCGGGCGTCGAGGAGGCCGGCGGCGAGGCGCGGCTGTACCCCCACGCCGGCGACGACTACGACGAGATGGAGCGCCTGCTCGTCGAGGCCAGCGAGGAGTGCGACCTCGTGCTCTCGTCGGGGTCGACCTCCGCCTCCGCGGTCGACGTGATCTACCGCGTGATCGAAGAGCGCGGCGACCTCCTGCTTCACGGCGTCTCCGTCAAGCCCGGCAAGCCGATGCTCGTGGGCCGAGTGGGCGACTCGGCGTACGTCGGCCTCCCCGGCTACCCGGTGTCGGCGCTGACCATCTTCCGCACCTTCGTCGCGCCCGCCGTGCGGGAGGCGGCCGGCGAGCCCGTGCCGGCGACGGCGACGGCGACCGGGCTGATGGCCGCGGCCGAGCGCTACTCGGAGGGACGGATGCGGCTCATGCCCGCGGGGCTGCTCGACGACGGCAGCGGTCGGACGCTCGTGTACCCCGTCGACAAGGGGTCGGGCGCGACCACCAGCCTCGTCGAGGCCGACGGCGTCGTCGTCGTCGACCCGGACACCGAGTACCTCGCGGCCGGCGAGTCCGTCGAGGTGGAGCTGTTCTCCCCGGACGTGCGCGCGCCGACGCTGCTGGCCGTCGGCGAGGACGACCCCGCGCTCTCGCGGCTGCTCGACCGGGTCGACAGACCCCGGTACCTCCCGGTCGGGTCCCGCGAGGGACTGCGCCGCCTCCGCGACGGCGTCCCGGACGCCGCCGTCGTCGCCGGCGAGCCCGGTCGCGACCCCGTGGCCGCGCCGGACCCGACCGCCGACGGCGAGCCGGTCACGGCCGAGCCGATCGGCGAGTGGACCCGCGAGTGGGGGCTGATCGTCCCCGCCGGGAATCCCGACGACGTGACCGGGCTGGCGGACCTGGTGGACCGGGACCTCCGGTTCGTCAACCGCGACTCGAACTCCGGGCTGCGAACCACGCTCGCGACCGCGCTCGCGGACCTGGCGGACGAGCGCGGGACCAGCCGTCGCGAGGTGACCGACGCCGTCGACGGCTTCGACCGGGCGGTCAGAGCCCACGAGTCGCCCGCGCGGCGCGTGCTCGCGGGCGATGCGGACGCGGGGCTGGGCCTGCGAGCGACCGCCGAGCGACTGGACACCGGCTTCGTTCCGCTCGGCACCCAACCCGTGGCGATCCACGCGAACCCCGCACGCGCCGACAAGCCGGGCGTGGCGCGACTGCGCGAGGCCGTCGCCGGCGGCGACGACGTGTTCGACGCGCTCGCCGGCTACGGGCGCTGA
- a CDS encoding PstS family phosphate ABC transporter substrate-binding protein — protein sequence MADQSDSATRRAFVTAAGTAGVLGLAGCTSNPDSGGSDGGSNGGSDGGSDGGSDGGSDGGSEQLSGTINIAGSSTVFPLATAFGETFQEEHSEVNINIQSTGSGGGFANFFCPGETDFNNASRPIAPDEEEACADNDVVPVELTVATDALTVIVNNEADFLDSMTVEELRTLWSAETQPETWSEVNSDWPDEEIELYGPSDASGTYDYFIESIIGEEGPGHRQDYSATEQDRTIVQGVQGSQYAVGYLGFAYYSANTDAVKAVAIDDGDGPVEPSLENARTGEYTPLSRPLFTYPKQSALAEDHIAEFARYFVENTTNEEVVAEDVGYVPLTDEQQSEQMDTLEAAIEEANS from the coding sequence ATGGCAGATCAATCCGACTCCGCGACGCGGCGTGCGTTCGTGACTGCTGCGGGAACTGCCGGCGTCCTCGGCCTCGCCGGCTGTACGAGCAATCCGGACTCGGGCGGTTCCGACGGCGGGTCGAACGGTGGATCGGACGGCGGTTCCGACGGGGGGTCGGACGGCGGATCGGACGGCGGCTCCGAGCAGCTCTCGGGCACTATCAACATCGCGGGATCCTCGACGGTGTTCCCGCTTGCGACGGCGTTCGGAGAGACGTTCCAGGAGGAGCACTCCGAGGTCAACATCAACATCCAGTCGACGGGCTCCGGCGGCGGGTTCGCGAACTTCTTCTGCCCCGGCGAGACGGACTTCAACAACGCCTCGCGGCCGATCGCGCCCGACGAGGAGGAGGCGTGCGCCGACAACGACGTGGTGCCGGTCGAGCTGACGGTCGCGACCGACGCGCTGACGGTCATCGTTAACAACGAGGCCGACTTCCTCGACTCGATGACCGTCGAGGAGCTTCGGACGCTGTGGTCCGCCGAGACACAGCCCGAGACGTGGAGCGAGGTCAACTCCGACTGGCCCGACGAGGAGATCGAACTGTACGGCCCCTCGGACGCCTCCGGGACGTACGATTACTTCATCGAGTCGATCATCGGCGAGGAGGGTCCGGGCCACCGCCAGGACTACTCCGCGACCGAGCAGGACCGCACCATCGTCCAGGGCGTTCAGGGGTCGCAGTACGCCGTCGGCTACCTCGGGTTCGCCTACTACAGCGCGAACACCGACGCGGTGAAGGCGGTCGCCATCGACGACGGCGACGGTCCCGTCGAGCCCTCGCTGGAGAACGCGCGGACGGGCGAGTACACCCCGCTGTCGCGGCCGCTGTTCACCTACCCGAAGCAGTCGGCGCTGGCGGAGGACCACATCGCCGAGTTCGCCCGCTACTTCGTCGAGAACACGACGAACGAGGAGGTCGTCGCCGAGGACGTCGGCTACGTCCCCCTCACCGACGAGCAACAGTCCGAGCAGATGGACACCCTCGAGGCAGCCATCGAGGAAGCGAACTCCTGA
- a CDS encoding phosphate uptake regulator PhoU, with protein MVETRKVQVTGGSTYTVSIPKDWATDNGVSAGTEIEFYPEGDSLFLTPTSEDERTEGTLDIGDLSGDQLTRAVMTMYVSGFDIIALEAPRITNDQRRSIRNSVQSLVGLEVLEETRDRVVIRDLLDSAELSIHNAVTRMRLIAVSMLEDAVDALAAGDEDMARDVIQRDDDADRLYMVVSRIFRSTLRTPKAAKDIGLSREECFDYHSSARQLERVADHATKIAHLTLELYASENIGEETDEDGEAAVESATADGGSEALPTELVEALRELDEDARSVVDQAMEALLAEDSAEATRLANEARGAVLGVDQRAREIDELLRELDPARAQLLGLIVDSVSRSADYGGNIAETALQKAAPTP; from the coding sequence ATGGTCGAGACACGGAAGGTCCAGGTGACGGGTGGGTCGACGTACACGGTGTCGATTCCGAAGGACTGGGCCACCGACAACGGCGTGAGCGCCGGCACCGAGATCGAGTTCTATCCGGAGGGAGACTCCCTGTTTCTCACCCCCACGAGCGAGGACGAGCGCACCGAGGGGACGCTCGACATCGGCGATCTCTCCGGCGATCAGCTCACGCGCGCGGTGATGACGATGTACGTGTCGGGCTTCGACATCATCGCGCTGGAGGCTCCCCGGATCACGAACGACCAGCGCCGGAGCATCCGCAACTCCGTCCAGAGCCTCGTGGGCCTGGAGGTGCTCGAGGAGACCCGCGATCGGGTCGTCATCCGCGACCTGCTCGACTCGGCGGAGCTGTCGATCCACAACGCGGTGACGCGCATGCGGCTCATCGCCGTCTCGATGCTGGAGGACGCGGTCGACGCCCTCGCCGCCGGCGACGAGGACATGGCCCGGGACGTGATTCAGCGCGACGACGACGCGGACCGCCTGTACATGGTCGTCTCGCGGATCTTTCGGTCGACGCTTCGGACCCCGAAGGCCGCCAAGGACATCGGCCTCTCCCGCGAGGAGTGCTTCGACTACCACTCCAGCGCCCGACAGCTCGAACGGGTCGCCGACCACGCGACGAAGATCGCCCATCTGACTCTGGAGCTGTACGCGAGCGAAAATATCGGCGAGGAGACCGACGAGGACGGCGAGGCCGCCGTCGAGTCGGCCACCGCCGACGGGGGGTCGGAGGCGCTCCCGACGGAACTGGTGGAGGCGTTACGCGAACTCGACGAGGACGCCCGCAGCGTCGTCGATCAGGCGATGGAGGCGCTGTTGGCCGAGGACAGCGCCGAGGCGACGCGGCTGGCGAACGAGGCTCGAGGCGCTGTGCTGGGCGTGGACCAGCGCGCCCGCGAGATCGACGAACTCCTCAGGGAACTGGACCCCGCCCGCGCGCAACTGCTCGGGCTCATCGTCGACTCCGTCTCCCGCTCGGCCGACTACGGCGGCAACATCGCCGAGACCGCCCTCCAGAAGGCCGCACCGACGCCGTAG